In Halarcobacter bivalviorum, a genomic segment contains:
- a CDS encoding ABC transporter ATP-binding protein: MLEINKFTNHILKDISFSLKEEEHLIILGANGAGKSTLAKVLSTLISNDKVKLFNEEVNSLSDEKRARFINYIPPKLEIFDEYITLYEFLELSFIEKINRKKLEEIISLLKLEKIKNRACNDLSSGEKQLLLLASSIIHNAKITIFDELTANMDITRVQEAFLIFNSKYLQQKIIITHNLDLAFHLKYKILYLEEGEVKFFGQSKEFFSKEILSKFYQNCLKVVDGHLVVKL; this comes from the coding sequence ATGTTAGAGATAAATAAGTTTACAAATCATATTTTAAAAGATATAAGTTTCTCTTTGAAAGAGGAGGAACATCTAATAATTCTTGGTGCAAATGGTGCAGGTAAATCAACTCTTGCAAAAGTTTTATCTACACTTATTTCAAATGACAAAGTAAAACTATTTAATGAAGAGGTAAACTCTTTAAGTGATGAAAAAAGAGCAAGATTTATTAATTATATTCCTCCTAAACTAGAAATCTTTGATGAATATATAACTTTATATGAGTTTTTAGAACTTTCATTTATAGAGAAAATTAATAGAAAAAAATTAGAAGAGATTATCTCTTTATTAAAGCTTGAAAAGATTAAAAATAGGGCTTGTAATGATTTAAGTTCAGGAGAGAAACAACTTTTATTATTAGCTTCAAGTATTATTCATAATGCCAAAATCACAATTTTTGATGAACTTACTGCAAATATGGATATTACAAGAGTTCAAGAGGCTTTTTTGATATTTAACTCTAAATATTTACAACAAAAGATAATCATCACTCATAATTTAGACCTTGCCTTTCATTTAAAATATAAAATTCTTTATTTAGAAGAGGGTGAAGTTAAGTTTTTTGGGCAGAGTAAAGAGTTTTTTTCAAAAGAGATTTTATCTAAATTTTATCAAAACTGTTTAAAAGTTGTTGATGGACATTTGGTGGTAAAACTATGA
- a CDS encoding FecCD family ABC transporter permease: MKYLIYILCFLLIVVSCFIGETTILLNEIFDSSTTSYMIFWELRVPRIILAFFVGAVLSLSGLIFQTIFKNILITPYTLGIASGTTLFTAISIVFFPMLALYISGIFGSFLTIFILYFISKQINKNSTFASTNSILLIGIALSFFYSSALMLVFFLSTLQENYSIVRFTLGSLDVVGYNSSLAVFVVAIFLLFISLFHKKNIKLLLLSNDIAFLKGLNVNRVNLILLLTISLAVGVSISFVGPIGFVGLIIPHILRLIYKQSADKLILPVFFYGGVFLVLSDLISRVISTASALPIGVVTSFIGAPFFVYLLIRRNRKTQ, translated from the coding sequence ATGAAATATCTTATTTATATTTTATGTTTTTTACTTATTGTAGTTTCATGTTTTATAGGTGAAACAACAATTTTATTAAATGAAATTTTTGATAGTTCTACTACTTCATATATGATTTTTTGGGAGCTTAGAGTTCCTAGGATTATATTAGCCTTTTTTGTAGGAGCAGTTTTAAGTCTTAGTGGACTTATTTTTCAAACTATTTTTAAAAATATTCTAATAACACCATATACTTTAGGAATAGCCAGTGGAACTACACTTTTTACTGCAATTTCAATTGTTTTTTTCCCTATGCTTGCTCTTTATATTTCAGGTATTTTTGGCTCTTTTCTAACAATTTTTATTTTATATTTTATTTCAAAGCAGATAAATAAGAACTCCACTTTTGCTTCAACAAACTCAATACTTTTAATAGGAATAGCCCTTTCATTTTTTTACTCTTCAGCTTTAATGTTGGTGTTCTTTTTAAGTACTTTACAAGAGAATTATTCAATAGTTAGATTTACTCTTGGAAGCCTTGATGTAGTAGGTTATAATAGTTCTTTAGCTGTATTTGTTGTTGCAATATTTCTTCTTTTTATTAGTCTTTTTCATAAAAAAAATATAAAACTGCTACTTCTTTCAAATGATATAGCTTTTTTAAAGGGCTTAAATGTAAATAGAGTGAATTTAATACTTCTTCTTACAATCTCTTTAGCCGTTGGAGTTAGTATTAGTTTTGTAGGACCTATTGGTTTTGTTGGGCTTATTATACCACATATTTTAAGGCTTATTTATAAACAAAGTGCAGATAAACTTATTTTGCCTGTATTCTTTTATGGAGGAGTTTTTTTAGTGCTTTCTGACTTGATTTCAAGAGTTATAAGTACTGCTTCTGCTTTACCTATTGGAGTTGTTACTTCTTTTATTGGAGCTCCATTTTTTGTATATTTACTAATTAGAAGAAATAGAAAAACTCAATAA
- a CDS encoding class I SAM-dependent methyltransferase, with amino-acid sequence MNKFFKNNDTKSALEAQYEAQKIAFAPIIFQVARSMRDLGVLEALYKNKTGLTLEELTSKIELSKYSIQVLLETSLSADIIKIEDEKYFITKTGQFLLKDEMTKVNMNYNHYVNYLGLYDLDEALKNNKAEGLKRIDENNETIYPALSTLPQKIKKSWFEFDHFYSDNGFPHAIKIVLQNSPKTILDIGGNTGKFSKAVIDNSTDTKVTIVDLPQQVALAKENTLAEKYQERISFIEQNILDHSKAIPSGFDIIWLSQFLDCFDEENIIKLLKRVKESMGEDSRLYIMEPLWDKQRFETSAYCIINTSPYFTAMANGYSKMFNYEDLQEYINKAGLQIEKEIHNIGICQSIIICK; translated from the coding sequence ATGAATAAATTTTTTAAAAATAATGATACAAAATCTGCTTTAGAAGCACAATATGAAGCTCAAAAGATAGCTTTTGCTCCTATAATTTTTCAAGTTGCAAGGTCAATGAGAGATTTAGGAGTTTTAGAGGCTTTATATAAAAATAAAACAGGCTTAACTTTAGAAGAATTAACTTCAAAAATAGAACTTTCAAAATATAGTATTCAAGTTTTGTTAGAGACTTCACTTAGTGCTGATATTATAAAAATAGAAGATGAAAAATATTTTATAACTAAAACAGGTCAGTTTTTATTAAAAGATGAGATGACAAAAGTTAATATGAACTACAATCATTATGTTAACTATTTAGGGCTTTATGATTTAGATGAAGCTTTAAAAAATAATAAAGCAGAAGGATTAAAAAGAATAGATGAAAACAATGAGACTATCTATCCAGCTTTATCAACACTTCCTCAAAAGATAAAGAAGAGTTGGTTTGAATTTGATCATTTCTATTCAGATAATGGTTTTCCTCATGCTATAAAGATTGTACTTCAAAATAGTCCTAAAACTATTTTAGATATAGGTGGAAACACGGGAAAGTTTTCAAAAGCAGTTATTGACAATTCTACTGATACAAAGGTAACTATTGTTGATTTACCACAACAAGTAGCCCTTGCGAAAGAGAATACTTTAGCTGAAAAGTATCAAGAACGAATCAGTTTTATAGAACAAAATATCTTAGACCATTCAAAGGCTATTCCAAGTGGTTTTGATATTATTTGGCTTAGTCAATTTTTAGATTGTTTTGATGAAGAAAATATTATAAAACTACTAAAAAGAGTAAAAGAGTCTATGGGTGAAGATAGTAGACTTTATATTATGGAACCTCTTTGGGATAAACAAAGATTTGAGACATCAGCATATTGTATTATTAATACTTCTCCATATTTTACAGCAATGGCAAATGGTTATAGTAAAATGTTTAATTATGAAGATTTACAAGAGTATATTAATAAAGCTGGTTTACAAATAGAAAAAGAGATACATAATATAGGGATTTGTCAAAGTATAATTATTTGTAAATAA
- a CDS encoding ABC transporter substrate-binding protein, with protein MKKYLIAFLFIVNLFANNQGEQRIITLSPSLNEIVFALGSGKNIVANTQYCNYPSESKNIPKVGGYSSISLEKMLLAKPTLVFAQNYDEELLLNLKKLNLNYHSFKTDNLTSIKSTIINLSKLLNKEEKAEELVANIDNSLEKLKNIVINKNILIVISPRTDLNKTIYVTGNNLYFNDIIKASGNQNAYKSKSLAQPMVNVEKIIKMNPDIIILLAPYIHENNISFDELKEPWRKLPTIASKSDNIYIIDKEYAGIPSHRVVYFMEDFKNILENVRDK; from the coding sequence ATGAAAAAATATTTAATAGCTTTTCTTTTTATTGTTAATCTCTTTGCTAATAATCAAGGCGAGCAAAGAATTATAACACTATCTCCTTCATTAAATGAGATAGTGTTTGCCCTTGGAAGTGGTAAAAATATAGTTGCAAACACGCAATATTGCAATTATCCATCAGAGTCTAAAAATATACCTAAAGTAGGGGGATACTCTTCAATATCTTTAGAAAAAATGCTTTTAGCAAAACCTACTTTAGTATTTGCTCAAAACTATGATGAAGAACTTCTTTTAAATTTAAAAAAATTAAATTTAAATTATCACTCTTTTAAGACAGATAATCTAACTTCTATAAAAAGTACAATAATAAATCTCTCTAAACTTCTTAATAAAGAGGAAAAAGCAGAAGAGTTAGTAGCAAATATTGACAATAGTTTAGAAAAATTAAAAAATATTGTTATAAATAAAAATATTTTAATAGTGATTAGTCCTAGAACTGATTTAAATAAAACAATTTATGTGACAGGAAATAATCTATATTTTAATGATATAATTAAAGCTTCTGGAAATCAAAATGCTTATAAATCTAAAAGTTTAGCTCAACCTATGGTAAATGTAGAAAAAATTATTAAAATGAATCCAGATATTATAATTTTATTAGCCCCTTATATTCACGAAAATAATATTAGTTTTGATGAGCTAAAAGAGCCTTGGAGAAAACTTCCAACAATAGCTTCAAAAAGTGATAATATCTATATTATAGATAAAGAATATGCTGGTATTCCTAGCCATAGGGTAGTTTATTTTATGGAAGATTTTAAAAATATATTAGAAAATGTTAGAGATAAATAA
- a CDS encoding aminotransferase class I/II-fold pyridoxal phosphate-dependent enzyme, with amino-acid sequence MKEFQHGGDVKSFARKAKCQVKEVIDLSSNINFLKPKLDIDFNSLDISSYPNYDKLYKAISKHYNVMKSQIELYNGGSSAIFKLFENLKLKHCTIYSPAYLEYKKAAQNFGYEIELINRFKDMKKEVKKGSFVIFVNPSTPDAKCYNINELLNFWIKKECTILIDESFLEFTDYESTTKYLGKYDKLYILKSMTKFYSSAGIRVGTIISSKENIIKLREKEPMWKISTFDMNYLIEVLKYKKFYKKAKKRNKENLKLLCSTLEKHSFIKMIHQSEANYILVKLKDIKAKELQEKLLPYKIMIRDCSNFDFLGKKHIRIAVKSKKSIELLNKAFEDIAKCI; translated from the coding sequence ATGAAAGAATTTCAGCATGGTGGAGATGTAAAAAGTTTTGCCCGTAAAGCAAAATGTCAAGTTAAAGAGGTAATTGATTTATCTTCAAATATAAACTTTTTAAAACCAAAACTTGATATTGATTTTAATAGTTTGGATATATCTTCATATCCAAATTATGACAAACTTTATAAAGCTATTTCAAAACATTACAACGTAATGAAATCACAAATTGAACTATACAATGGTGGTAGTTCTGCTATTTTTAAACTTTTTGAAAATCTAAAACTAAAACATTGTACTATTTACTCTCCTGCATACCTAGAATACAAGAAAGCTGCACAAAATTTTGGATATGAAATTGAATTAATTAATAGATTTAAAGATATGAAAAAAGAGGTAAAAAAAGGTTCTTTTGTAATATTTGTAAACCCTTCAACCCCTGATGCAAAATGTTATAACATAAATGAACTACTAAATTTTTGGATAAAAAAAGAGTGTACTATTTTAATAGATGAAAGCTTTTTAGAGTTTACAGATTATGAATCAACTACAAAATATTTAGGAAAGTATGACAAACTTTATATTCTAAAATCTATGACAAAGTTTTATTCATCTGCTGGGATTAGAGTTGGTACTATTATCTCATCAAAAGAGAATATCATAAAATTAAGAGAAAAAGAACCTATGTGGAAAATCTCTACTTTCGATATGAACTATTTAATAGAGGTTTTAAAGTATAAAAAGTTCTACAAAAAAGCAAAAAAAAGAAATAAAGAGAATTTAAAACTACTATGCTCTACTCTTGAAAAACATTCCTTTATCAAAATGATACATCAAAGTGAAGCTAACTATATTTTAGTAAAACTAAAAGATATAAAAGCAAAAGAACTTCAAGAAAAATTATTACCTTATAAAATTATGATAAGAGATTGTTCTAACTTTGATTTTTTAGGAAAGAAGCATATAAGAATTGCTGTAAAAAGTAAAAAAAGTATTGAACTTCTAAATAAAGCCTTTGAAGATATAGCAAAATGTATTTAG
- a CDS encoding metallophosphoesterase family protein, translated as MQIAILSDIHSNIYALQEVIKDIKNRDIEVVLNLGDMFYGPIEPKATYEIIRENKFINICGNQDREILEASLDQLEKNPTLRYTYENLGEEVLYWIQDLQFEKIIGGTYYMIHGTYFDDSQYLLEDISNGEVTLRRDEEIIKLTDNIETPFIFCGHSHLPRVHKLNTGQIVINPGSVGLQAYEDEFPIKHKMQNHTPDAAYTILTVEENQYSIEQVRVAYDYEKAAKKAEDNRRPDWAYALRTGKVLEK; from the coding sequence GCGATTTTATCTGATATTCATTCAAATATTTATGCTTTACAAGAAGTTATAAAAGATATTAAAAATAGAGATATTGAAGTAGTTTTAAATCTTGGAGATATGTTTTATGGACCAATAGAACCAAAAGCTACATATGAAATAATAAGAGAAAACAAATTTATAAATATTTGTGGAAATCAGGATAGAGAAATCCTTGAAGCAAGTTTAGATCAACTAGAAAAAAACCCTACTTTACGATATACCTATGAAAACTTAGGAGAAGAGGTTTTATATTGGATTCAAGACTTACAATTTGAAAAAATCATTGGTGGAACATATTATATGATTCATGGAACTTACTTTGATGATAGCCAATATCTATTAGAAGATATTTCAAATGGCGAAGTAACGTTAAGAAGAGATGAAGAGATTATAAAACTAACAGATAATATTGAAACACCTTTTATCTTTTGTGGGCACTCTCATTTGCCTAGAGTTCATAAGTTAAACACTGGACAAATAGTTATTAATCCAGGTTCTGTAGGACTTCAAGCATATGAGGATGAGTTTCCCATAAAACACAAGATGCAAAACCATACTCCAGATGCTGCATATACCATTTTAACAGTTGAAGAGAATCAATATAGTATTGAACAAGTAAGAGTTGCTTATGATTATGAAAAAGCAGCAAAAAAAGCAGAAGATAATAGAAGACCTGATTGGGCATATGCCTTAAGAACTGGTAAGGTTTTAGAAAAGTAA
- the cbiB gene encoding adenosylcobinamide-phosphate synthase CbiB, which yields MYLELLFFAYLIDFIFGEFHLIKTLYHPIILLGNYIKWFEKKFYKDTIFRGFLLTISLLSLVFIVTFLLSKIDNIYFQALLCSFTISSKMLYDSVKEVISSDNPKYAISMLVSRDTKEMSESDINKAAIETYAENLSDGVIAPMFYLAFFGIVGAFIYKAINTLDSMVGYRNEKYENFGKFAAKLDDVANYIPARITALLISLLFFSKTAFQKFYTYGKKHESPNAGHPISAMALALNISLGGPTSYFGKVKEKPYFGEGKKEIKKEDVKKAISIKLKMDILILASLLLLIV from the coding sequence ATGTATTTAGAACTATTATTTTTTGCATATCTAATTGATTTTATCTTTGGAGAGTTTCATCTAATCAAAACTCTTTACCATCCAATTATTCTTTTAGGGAATTACATAAAATGGTTTGAAAAAAAGTTTTATAAAGATACCATTTTTAGAGGATTCTTATTGACTATTTCTTTATTGTCTCTTGTTTTTATAGTTACTTTTTTATTAAGTAAAATTGATAATATATATTTTCAAGCCCTACTTTGCTCTTTTACTATCTCTTCTAAAATGTTATATGATAGTGTAAAAGAAGTAATAAGCTCAGATAATCCCAAATATGCTATTTCTATGCTTGTTAGTCGAGATACCAAGGAAATGAGCGAGAGTGATATAAATAAAGCTGCTATTGAAACTTATGCTGAAAACCTAAGTGATGGGGTTATAGCTCCAATGTTTTATTTAGCTTTCTTTGGTATTGTTGGAGCTTTTATTTATAAAGCAATTAATACCTTAGATTCAATGGTTGGATATAGAAATGAAAAATATGAAAACTTTGGTAAGTTTGCAGCAAAACTTGATGATGTAGCAAACTATATTCCCGCAAGAATAACTGCTCTTTTAATTTCACTTCTATTTTTTAGTAAAACTGCTTTTCAAAAGTTTTATACCTATGGAAAAAAACACGAAAGTCCAAATGCAGGTCATCCAATTTCAGCTATGGCATTAGCTTTAAATATCTCTTTAGGAGGACCTACGTCTTATTTTGGAAAAGTTAAAGAAAAGCCTTATTTTGGAGAAGGAAAAAAAGAGATAAAAAAAGAGGATGTAAAAAAAGCAATTTCAATAAAATTAAAAATGGATATTTTAATACTTGCTTCTTTACTTTTGCTAATAGTATAA